GAATATGGGGGGACCATCCTCCAAGGCTAAATACTCGTAATCGACCGATAGTGAACCAGTACCGTGAGGGAAAGGCGAAAAGAACCCCGGGAGGGGAGTGAAATAGATCCTGAAACCGTGTGCATACAAACAGTAGGAGCGGACTTGTTCCGTGACTGCGTACCTTTTGTATAATGGGTCAGCGACTTACATTCAGTGGCAAGGTTAACCATATAGGGAAGCCGTAGAGAAATCGAGTCCGAATAGGGCGACAGTCGCTGGGTGTAGACCCGAAACCAAGTGATCTACTCATGGCCAGGATGAAGGTGCGGTAACACGCCCTGGAGGTCCGAACCCACTAATGTTGAAAAATTAGGGGATGAGCTGTGGGTAGGGGTGAAAGGCTAAACAAACTTGGAAATAGCTGGTTCTCTCCGAAAACTATTTAGGTAGTGCCTCAAGTATCACCATCGGGGGTAGAGCACTGTTATGGCTAGGGGGTCATTGCGACTTACCAAACCATTGCAAACTCCGAATACCGATGAGTGCGAGCTTGGGAGACAGACGTCGGGTGCTAACGTCCGGCGTCAAGAGGGAAACAACCCAGACCGCCAGCTAAGGTCCCAAAGATTGGCTAAGTGGAAAACGAAGTGGGAAGGCTAAAACAGTCAGGATGTTGGCTTAGAAGCAGCCATCATTTAAAGAAAGCGTAATAGCTCACTGATCGAGTCGTCCTGCGCGGAAGATGTAACGGGGCTAAGCCAGTCACCGAAGCTGCGGATATATTTCTCGATGCTTGCATCTTGATCTATATGGTAGGAGAGCGTTCTGTAAGCCTGTGAAGGTGTCTTGTAAAGGATGCTGGAGGTATCAGAAGTGCGAATGCTGACATGAGTAGCGATAATGGGGGTGAAAAGCCCCCACGCCGTAAGCCCAAGGTTTCCTGTTCAACGTTCATCGGAGCAGGGTGAGTCGGCCCCTAAGGCGAGGCAGAGATGCGTAGCTGATGGGAAGCAGGTTAATATTCCTGCACCGTCGTATGATGCGATGGGGGGACGGATCGCGGAAGGTTGTCCAACTGTTGGAATAGTTGGTTTTTGGCTCATAGAAGGTGCTTAGGCAAATCCGGGCACGTAATTCAAGGGGTTGAGACGAGGGTCCTTGCGACCCGAAGCAATCGGAAGTGGTTCCAAGAAAAGCCTCTAAGCTTCAGTCATACGAGACCGTACCGCAAACCGACACAGGTGGGCGAGATGAGTATTCTAAGGCGCTTGAGAGAACTCGGGAGAAGGAACTCGGCAAATTGGTACCGTAACTTCGGGAAAAGGTACGCCCCGGTAGCTTGGCTGATTTACTTCAGTAGGGCGAAAGGGTTGCAATAAACTGGTGGCTGCGACTGTTTAATAAAAACACAGCACTCTGCAAACACGAAAGTGGACGTATAGGGTGTGACGCCTGCCCGGTGCTGGAAGATTAAATGATGGGGTGCAAGCTCTTGATTGAAGTCCCAGTAAACGGCGGCCGTAACTATAACGGTCCTAAGGTAGCGAAATTCCTTGTCGGGTAAGTTCCGACCTGCACGAATGGCGTAACGATGGCCACACTGTCTCCTCCCGAGACTCAGCGAAGTTGAAATGTTTGTGATGATGCAATCTACCCGCGGCTAGACGGAAAGACCCCATGAACCTTTACTGTAGCTTTGCATTGGACTTTGAACCAATCTGTGTAGGATAGGTGGGAGGCTTTGAAGCGGGGACGCCAGTTCTCGTGGAGCCATCCTTGAAATACCACCCTGGTTTGTTTGAGGTTCTAACCTTGGTCCGTTATCCGGATCGGGGACAGTGCATGGTAGGCAGTTTGACTGGGGCGGTCTCCTCCTAAAGTGTAACGGAGGAGTTCGAAGGTACGCTAGATACGGTCGGACATCGTGTTGATAGTGCAATGGCATAAGCGTGCTTAACTGCGAGACTGACAAGTCGAGCAGGTACGAAAGTAGGACATAGTGATCCGGTGGTTCTGTATGGAAGGGCCATCGCTCAACGGATAAAAGGTACTCTGGGGATAACAGGCTGATTCCTCCCAAGAGTTCATATCGACGGGGGAGTTTGGCACCTCGATGTCGGCTCATCACATCCTGGGGCTGTAGCCGGTCCCAAGGGTATGGCTGTTCGCCATTTAAAGTGGTACGTGAGCTGGGTTTAAAACGTCGTGAGACAGTTTGGTCCCTATCTGCCGTGGGCGTTGGAAATTTGAAGGGGGCTGCTCCTAGTACGAGAGGACCGGAGTGGACAGACCTCTGGTGTACCGGTTGTCACGCCAGTGGCATTGCCGGGTAGCTAAGTCTGGAAGAGATAACCGCTGAAAGCATCTAAGCGGGAAACTTGCCTTAAGATGAGATTTCCCAGAGCCTTGAGCTCTTTAAAGGGTCGTTCGAGACCAGGACGTTGATAGGTCAGGTGTGGAAGTGCAGTAATGCATTAAGCTAACTGATACTAATTGCCCGTACGGCTTGTCCCTATAACCTTAGCAGGTACAGAGATAAGAATTGCGCGTGTTGCCTTGTTGTTGATATCTCGAGCACTACCCCGTAGTTCATTACTACGAATACAAAACTTACTTCTTCCAGATTCAAGGTGCAGCTGCCCCGTTGTGGAGCTGTTACCTGTACAAGTTATGCCTGATGACCATAGTAAATCGGTACCACCCCTTCCCATCCCGAACAGGACCGTGAAACGATTTTACGCCGATGATAGTGCTGCAACCAGTGTGAAAGTAGGTTATCGTCAGGCTAGTTATAAGAGAAAAACCCCGGAGCAGAAATGCCTCGGGGTTTTTTTTCGTCCGGTGAAAATATGATGACACCCTGGATTTTGCGTACCCCTCAAGCGGCGCCCGCCATGCGCCTGATCTGCTTCGCCTATGCCGGTGGCAATGCCCGCATGTACGCGCAATGGCAGGCAGCGCTTGGCCCGGAAATTGAAGTGTGGGCCGTGCAGCTGCCAGGCCGTGGTACCCGGCGCAGCGAAGAACCTTTCACCTCGCTGGCCGAATTGATTGCGGTGTTGTCAGACATCCTGCGTCCCGAGGATCAGCTGCCCTTCATGTTCTTCGGCCACAGCCTGGGTGCACTCATTGCGTTTGAACTCACGCGCCATTTCGCCGCCCATGATAGTCGGCTGCCCGATCGCCTCATGGTTTCGGCGGCCAACGCGCCGGGCCGGCGCAATCGTTCACGCGGCCTGCACACCATGGGCGACGACGAATTGATCGAGCAATTGCGGGGATTTAACGGCACGCCTCCCGCGGTCATGAAGTACCGCGAGCTGCTGGTCATGGCGCTGCCGGCCATACGCGCCGATTTTGCCGTGTCCGAAACCTATCAGTACCGCGCCGGGCCGCGCCTGCCGGTACCGCTCACGGTGCTGGCCGGCCGCGGCGATCCTTTGACAAGCAACGTGCAAATCGAGGCGTGGGCATGTGAAACAAGCGCGCCGTGCGAGGTGCACTGGTTTGACGGCGACCACTTCTTCATCAACGAACAAGAAGCTGCCGTGCTTGAGCTGATTCGCCTTAGTGTGGCTGCATCCAGTGCGAACGCTTGACGATATCGCCGATCATGTCTGCCGTTACTGCTGACAAGGTCCATCCCAGGTGGCCATGCCCGGTGTTATAAAACACGCAGGGAGATTTGCCGCGCCCGACCCGCGGCAGCATGGTCGGCATCATCGGGCGCAAACCTGCCCAGGGCACGACACTGCGGGTGTTAATGCCCGGGAAGCATTCATGGACCCAGTCGACCAGCGGCCGGATGCGGTCGGCCCGGATATCGCGATTGAAGCCATTGAATTCAGCGGTACCCGCCACGCGGAAGCGTTCATCGCCCAGCCGGCTGGTGACCAGTTTGGTCGCATCGTCCAGCAGGCTGACCGTGGGCGCCGCGGCCTGGCTGGCAGCATCGTGCAGATTGACCGTGATTGAATAGCCTTTGACGGGATAGATATTGACCCGGTCGCCCAGTGACGCGGCCAGGCTGCGGCTGGCGGTGCCGGCGCAGACCACCACGCCGTCAAAAACAGTGGTCTCTTCATCGTTACCCCGCCCGACCGAGATGCTGACGGCACTGCCGTCGGTCACCACACCGGCCACTTCACGTCCGTGCATGAAGCGCACGCCCAGGCGCTGCGCTGCATGGGCCAGGCCCACCGTGAATTTGTGGATGTCGCCGGTGGCGTCGCTGTCGGTGAAAAAGCCGCCGTAGTAGTTCCCCGCCAGGGTCGGTTCAATGGCGCGCATCTCCGACGGCGTGACTGCGCGGCGCTCAAGGCCGCCTTGTGCCAGCATGCGGGTCACGTTGGCGGCGTGGTCAAAGCTGGCCTTGTCGCGGTAGATGTGCAGGATGCCTTTGCGCTTGGCATCAAAATCAATATTCTCATCCTCCGCCCAGGCAAACAGGTGCTTGCGGGCGGCAATGGCCAGGCGCGCGGTTTCCACCGTGTTGGCGTGGTAATGCGGGATGGCGGCGATGAATTCGGCGAACCAGGACAATTTGTGCCAGCTCGGTGTCGGATTGACCAGCAAGGGCGCGTCGCGGGTGAGCATCCACTTGATGCCTTTCAGGAGCGTGGAGCTGTGATTCCATACTTCCGCATTGGAAGCGGACAGCTGGCCGCCGTTGGCAAACGAGGTTTCCATGCCGGTGTAGCGGTGCTTTTCGATGACGGTGACGGTATAGCCGCGTTTGGCGAGCGCGTACGCCGTCGTGACGCCGGTAATGCCGCCGCCGATAACTGCAATGGTTTTCATGTAGATCAGGTCCAGAAGGTCATTGAAAGGAAATCCGCACGCACCATGCGCGCAGGACACCCCCTCTGTGCTGGACCTGAGAGATTCACCGCCACGCCTGTGCGGTTTGCTCCTTCGGTGCATCGGGTGACGAGATCCGATGGCTCTTCAGAGTGCATGTGCAATATCGGTCCCTGGGCCTGAGAGATTCCGGGGCGGTTGCTCCTTCGGCGCTGCCGCATGCGGCAGACTCTCCCGATATCGCGTTGGCATTGCGCCAACAACGCGGCAAGCTTAAACCACTGCCGTCCAAATCCCAAGCCTTATTTGCTAGGTCTCGCCGCTGAGGTAGCCGCTGTTGCTTTCCCGGCAGCGTTTGCGCTCGAACCATGGGAAGGCCAGCCAGAGACCGACCAGCACAAACACGGTCGCCAGCGCGCCCGCGATGCTCACGTCAAGCTTGCGCGTGGCCACGAAGATCACGGTGAACATATCCAGCGCCAGGCCGGCGGCCAGTGGCCACAGCGCCGAGCGCAGCAGGGCAGCGGAGCGCTTGATCATCCGGCGCGACACGTATGCCGGCCCCACGATGCGGTAATAAATGGCGGGCGTCATCACCAGCGCCACCGC
This region of Massilia sp. PAMC28688 genomic DNA includes:
- a CDS encoding thioesterase II family protein, producing MMTPWILRTPQAAPAMRLICFAYAGGNARMYAQWQAALGPEIEVWAVQLPGRGTRRSEEPFTSLAELIAVLSDILRPEDQLPFMFFGHSLGALIAFELTRHFAAHDSRLPDRLMVSAANAPGRRNRSRGLHTMGDDELIEQLRGFNGTPPAVMKYRELLVMALPAIRADFAVSETYQYRAGPRLPVPLTVLAGRGDPLTSNVQIEAWACETSAPCEVHWFDGDHFFINEQEAAVLELIRLSVAASSANA
- a CDS encoding DUF6328 family protein encodes the protein MRDIIEEARVILPGVQALFGFQTIAVFSERFGGLPAFAVTCHLVSLAMVILAVALVMTPAIYYRIVGPAYVSRRMIKRSAALLRSALWPLAAGLALDMFTVIFVATRKLDVSIAGALATVFVLVGLWLAFPWFERKRCRESNSGYLSGET
- a CDS encoding D-amino acid dehydrogenase translates to MKTIAVIGGGITGVTTAYALAKRGYTVTVIEKHRYTGMETSFANGGQLSASNAEVWNHSSTLLKGIKWMLTRDAPLLVNPTPSWHKLSWFAEFIAAIPHYHANTVETARLAIAARKHLFAWAEDENIDFDAKRKGILHIYRDKASFDHAANVTRMLAQGGLERRAVTPSEMRAIEPTLAGNYYGGFFTDSDATGDIHKFTVGLAHAAQRLGVRFMHGREVAGVVTDGSAVSISVGRGNDEETTVFDGVVVCAGTASRSLAASLGDRVNIYPVKGYSITVNLHDAASQAAAPTVSLLDDATKLVTSRLGDERFRVAGTAEFNGFNRDIRADRIRPLVDWVHECFPGINTRSVVPWAGLRPMMPTMLPRVGRGKSPCVFYNTGHGHLGWTLSAVTADMIGDIVKRSHWMQPH